The Weissella confusa DNA window CATCGCCGTCACAATCGGATTATTTGGTACCATCTCAGTCACGATTGGATCGTTTGGCACCATTCCCGTTACGATTGGGTCGTTCGGTACCATCTCAGTTACAATCGGATCATTTGGTACCATCTCAGTCACGATTGGGTCGTTTGGTACCATGCCAGTTATAATCGGATCATTTGGCACCATGCCTGTTACGATTGGGTCGTTCGGTACCATCTCAGTCACGATTGGGTCGTTTGGTACCATGCCAGTTATAATCGGATCATTTGGCACCATGCCTGTTACGATTGGGTCGTTCGGTACCATCTCAGTTACAATCGGATCATTTGGTACCATGCCTGTAACGATTGGATCATTTGGTACCATCTCAGTTACGATTGGGTCGTTTGGTACCATCCCCGTCACAATCGGATCGTTCGGTACCATTCCCGTTACGATTGGGTCGTTCGGTACCATACCTGTAACGATTGGATCATTTGGCACCATCTCAGTTACGATCGGATCGTTTGGCACCATCCCCGTTACGATTGGGTCGTTCGGTACCATCTCAGTTACGATTGGGTCATTCGGTACCATCTCAGTTACGATTGGGTCGTTCGGTACCATGCCCGTCACAATTGGGTCGTTCGGTACCATCTCAGTCACAATCGGATCGTTTGGCACCATCCCCGTTACGATTGGGTCGTTCGGTACCATGCCTGTAACGATTGGATCATTTGGTACCATCTCAGTCACGATTGGATCGTTTGGCACCATCTCAGTTACGATTGGGTCATTCGGTACCATCTCAGCTACGATTGGGTCGTTCGGTACCATCGCCGTTTGTTCGTCGGCGTCATACACAAACACGACTGAATTTGATGTATTAGCGGCTCCAAATTTACCTTGTGCATTTCCATTTGTGTGGCTAAACGTAAAGCCTGGAATTTCTGGCGCTGATTCGTTATACGTAGTTCCTGGCTTAGCAAGCTTCGTAACTGCAGGTGCCAACGTGTTTCCTTGACCATCAACATACAAAACCTTAAGTTGCGCTTGCCCGTTAAAGTTTTGTGAATCCGGCGTGGTCGTGATGGTCTGCTTTCCAGTAGACCCTAACTTCTCACCGTTCACATTGTAAGTATCAAGCGTTGAAGTAACAGAATTCTTTGTACCATTGTCCGCAAACGCCACGTCAAAAATATGAACAACAGATCCCGCACCGACCGACTTTTTACCAGCAGTTGCATGATCGATATTGTCTTGCAATTTTGCTAGTTGTGAAGCCGTCAAATTACCTTGATTCTTACCATTTACCAAGAAATTAGTAAAATCATTGGCTGGGTCTTTTGACAACCCCTCAGTTGAATAATCTGTGTATGGGTTACCAATGTTATAGGCAACCAAGTAATTGTTATCATCAATCTTGATGATGGTATAAGCGCCAATTCCAGCTGACTTTAATGACTTTGCAACTTCGCCTTCCAAAGTAGCAATATCCATGCCATCAGTTTTAAAGTTAGACTTTACTTCTTGCTCAATTGTACTTAACTTAATAGCTGCCGCCGTCACTGATGTCGCAATAAATGAATCACCAGATACTCTTGGAACCCAGTAATTTGCATACGTTCGATTTGACGTTACCGCCTTTACAGTACCTGAATTAACGGTAATTCGTTGAATCTGA harbors:
- a CDS encoding MucBP domain-containing protein; its protein translation is MSTSRKERFKLYKAKKRWLIAGLAFAGAAMMTGGQVSADQVSDAHTAPVEAAVSTQPDASSATGAVVTATSATLTTDATTNSTKQEAVEPASTPAPVTDTTTPAPVAPTTEVTADQAVVDTPAVQQASTPASTTAATPNATQESAQPVANNTTVAHTWDYATDTNVQATVGTTINGVENSKGDVVANGGDFTQSNSARVMNGYSVTVSIDNTKEMYHNGDTIQIPIYGKMVSANTSVDTQNFDVVSAKGMLMNSGKTIGTYVVADGHLAITLTDELLGVSESTLNITGTDASPVASTAIWFNEKANATVYFGNSQVSGSLAFVAGNTKGYDKANTTQWGYSKSDNIGVESFFQDNDYLNAIYNGDAKTAASEENGKYGTDDLVQIQRITVNSGTVKAVTSNRTYANYWVPRVSGDSFIATSVTAAAIKLSTIEQEVKSNFKTDGMDIATLEGEVAKSLKSAGIGAYTIIKIDDNNYLVAYNIGNPYTDYSTEGLSKDPANDFTNFLVNGKNQGNLTASQLAKLQDNIDHATAGKKSVGAGSVVHIFDVAFADNGTKNSVTSTLDTYNVNGEKLGSTGKQTITTTPDSQNFNGQAQLKVLYVDGQGNTLAPAVTKLAKPGTTYNESAPEIPGFTFSHTNGNAQGKFGAANTSNSVVFVYDADEQTAMVPNDPIVAEMVPNDPIVTEMVPNDPIVTEMVPNDPIVTGMVPNDPIVTGMVPNDPIVTEMVPNDPIVTGMVPNDPIVTEMVPNDPIVTEMVPNDPIVTGMVPNDPIVTEMVPNDPIVTGMVPNDPIVTGMVPNDPIVTGMVPNDPIVTEMVPNDPIVTGMVPNDPIVTEMVPNDPIVTGMVPNDPIITGMVPNDPIVTEMVPNDPIVTGMVPNDPIITGMVPNDPIVTEMVPNDPIVTEMVPNDPIVTGMVPNDPIVTEMVPNNPIVTAMVPNAPIMSLGNNDTNHSQNGANGEEGTHQNVDNANAVNRAKVANSTVVSLPETDAKSNQDKNSLLVVLAVLTNLVIFATVLKRK